The following coding sequences lie in one Saccopteryx bilineata isolate mSacBil1 chromosome 5, mSacBil1_pri_phased_curated, whole genome shotgun sequence genomic window:
- the LOC136337595 gene encoding tubulin alpha-4A chain — MRECISVHVGQAGVQMGNACWELYCLEHGIQPDGQMPSDKTIGGGDDSFTTFFCETGAGKHVPRAVFVDLEPTVIDEIRNGPYRQLFHPEQLITGKEDAANNYARGHYTIGKEIIDPVLDRIRKLSDQCTGLQGFLVFHSFGGGTGSGFTSLLMERLSVDYGKKSKLEFSIYPAPQVSTAVVEPYNSILTTHTTLEHSDCAFMVDNEAIYDICRRNLDIERPTYTNLNRLISQIVSSITASLRFDGALNVDLTEFQTNLVPYPRIHFPLATYAPVISAEKAYHEQLSVAEITNACFEPANQMVKCDPRHGKYMACCLLYRGDVVPKDVNAAIAAIKTKRSIQFVDWCPTGFKVGINYQPPTVVPGGDLAKVQRAVCMLSNTTAIAEAWARLDHKFDLMYAKRAFVHWYVGEGMEEGEFSEAREDMAALEKDYEEVGIDSYEDEDEGEE; from the exons ATG CGTGAATGCATCTCAGTCCATGTGGGGCAGGCAGGTGTCCAGATGGGCAATGCCTGCTGGGAGCTCTACTGTCTGGAACATGGGATTCAGCCTGATGGGCAGATGCCCAGTGACAAGACCATTGGTGGAGGAGACGACTCCTTCACCACCTTCTTCTGTGAAACCGGTGCTGGAAAGCACGTGCCCCGGGCAGTTTTTGTGGATTTGGAGCCCACTGTAATtg ATGAGATCCGAAATGGCCCATACCGGCAGCTCTTCCACCCAGAGCAGCTCATCACTGGGAAAGAGGATGCCGCAAACAACTATGCCCGTGGTCACTATACCATTGGCAAGGAGATCATTGACCCAGTACTGGACCGGATCCGTAAGCTG TCTGACCAGTGCACAGGCCTTCAGGGCTTCCTGGTCTTCCACAGCTTTGGCGGGGGCACCGGCTCCGGCTTCACCTCACTCCTGATGGAGAGGCTCTCCGTTGACTATGGCAAGAAATCCAAGCTGGAGTTCTCCATCTACCCAGCCCCCCAGGTGTCCACAGCTGTGGTGGAGCCCTACAACTCCATCCTGACCACCCACACCACCCTGGAGCACTCAGACTGTGCCTTCATGGTGGACAACGAAGCCATCTATGACATCTGCCGCCGCAACCTGGACATCGAGCGCCCCACCTACACCAACCTTAATCGCCTTATCAGCCAGATCGTCTCCTCCATCACAGCTTCCCTGCGCTTTGACGGGGCCCTCAACGTGGACCTGACCGAGTTCCAGACCAACCTGGTGCCCTACCCACGTATCCACTTCCCCCTGGCCACCTACGCGCCAGTCATCTCTGCAGAGAAGGCATACCACGAGCAGCTGTCGGTGGCAGAGATCACCAACGCCTGCTTCGAGCCTGCCAACCAGATGGTGAAGTGTGACCCTCGTCATGGCAAGTACATGGCCTGCTGCCTGCTGTACCGTGGAGACGTGGTCCCCAAGGATGTCAACGCCGCCATCGCTGCCATCAAGACCAAGCGCAGTATTCAATTCGTGGACTGGTGCCCCACGGGCTTCAAGGTTGGCATCAACTACCAGCCACCCACCGTGGTGCCCGGAGGTGACCTGGCCAAGGTGCAGCGTGCCGTGTGCATGCTGAGCAACACGACCGCCATCGCCGAGGCCTGGGCCCGTCTGGACCACAAGTTCGACCTGATGTATGCCAAGAGGGCGTTTGTGCACTGGTATGTGGGCGAGGGCATGGAGGAGGGTGAGTTCTCCGAGGCCCGGGAGGATATGGCTGCCCTGGAGAAGGATTACGAGGAGGTGGGCATTGATTCctatgaggatgaggatgaaggAGAAGAATAG
- the STK16 gene encoding serine/threonine-protein kinase 16, whose protein sequence is MGHALCICSPGTVIIDNKRYLFIQKLGEGGFSYVDLVEGLHDGHFYALKRILCHEQQDWEEAQREADMHRLFHHPNILHLVAYCLRERGTKHEAWLLLPFFKRGTLWSEIEKLKDKGNFLTEDEILQLLLGICRGLEAIHAQGYAHRDLKPTNILLGDEGQPVLMDLGSMNQACIHVEGSRQALALQDWAAQRCTISYRAPELFSVQSHCVIDERTDVWSLGCVLYAMMFGEGPYDMVFQKGDSVALAVQNQLSIPQSPRHSSALRQLLASMMTVDPQQRPHIPLLLSQLEALQPPAPGQHATQI, encoded by the exons ATGGGCCACGCGCTGTGTATCTGCTCTCCGGGAACTGTCATCATTGACAATAAGCGCTACCTCTTCATCCAGaaactgggggaggg TGGGTTCAGCTATGTGGACCTAGTGGAGGGGTTACATGATGGACACTTCTACGCCCTGAAGCGAATCCTGTGTCACGAGCAGCAGGACTGGGAGGAGGCCCAACGAGAAGCAGACATGCATCGCCTCTTCCATCACCCCAACATCCTTCACCTCGTGGCTTATTGTCTGAGGGAGCGGGGCACTAAACATGAGGCCTGGCTGCTGCTACCCTTCTTCAAG AGAGGTACACTGTGGAGTGAGATTGAAAAGCTGAAAGACAAAGGCAACTTCTTGACTGAAGATGAAATCCTTCAGCTGCTGCTGGGTATCTGCAGAGGCCTGGAGGCCATTCATGCCCAGGGTTATGCCCACAG GGACCTGAAGCCTACCAATATCTTGCTTGGAGATGAGGGGCAGCCAGTTTTGATGGATCTGGGTTCCATGAATCAAGCATGCATCCATGTAGAGGGCTCCCGCCAGGCCCTGGCCCTGCAG GACTGGGCAGCCCAGCGGTGCACCATTTCCTACCGGGCCCCGGAGCTCTTCTCTGTGCAGAGCCACTGTGTCATCGATGAGCGGACTGATGTCTGG TCCCTAGGCTGTGTGCTGTATGCTATGATGTTTGGGGAAGGTCCTTACGACATGGTGTTTCAGAAGGGTGAtagtgtggccctggctgtgcaGAACCAGCTCAGCATCCCACAAAGCCCCAG gcATTCTTCAGCACTGCGGCAGCTGCTGGCCTCAATGATGACTGTGGACCCCCAGCAACGCCCTCACATTCCTCTCCTCCTCAGTCAGTTGGAGGCACTGCAACCCCCAGCTCCGGGCCAGCACGCTACCCAAATCTGA
- the GLB1L gene encoding beta-galactosidase-1-like protein isoform X2, with the protein MAPKKPLCLPSLLLLLLLLLPPPPPSQADARSFVVDRDNDRFLLDGTPFRYVSGSMHYFRVPRVVWADRLFKMHMSGLNTIQFYVPWNYHEPEPGVYNFNGSRDLIAFLNETTLANLLVILRPGPYICAEWDMGGLPAWLLRKPNIQLRTSDPDFLAAVDSWFKVLLPKIYPWLYHNGGNIISIQVENEYGSYKACDIKYMRHLAGLFRAILGEKILLFTTDGPEGLHCGSLEGLYTTVDFGPADNMTKIFALQRLYEPHGPLVNSEYYTGWLDYWGRNHSTRAITAVTKGLENMLKLGASVNMYMFHGGTNFGYWNGADEKGRFLPITTSYDYDAPISEAGDVTPKLFAVRNVISQDGDLLDFLHFLCPGGPIHSNLPLTFEAVKQDHGFMLYRTYLTHTVFEPTQFWVPKNGVHDRAYVMVDGVFHGVLERNMRHKLFLTGEVGSKLDVLLENMGRLSFGSNHSDFKGLLEPPLLGQTVLTHWLMFPLQVDKLVKRWLPHQLLKRSHSQTPSGPTFYSTTFAILDSVGDTFLFLPGWTKGQVWINGFNLGRYWTKRGPQQTLYVPRPLLFPKGALNKITLLELENVPPQPQIQFLESPILNSTLHKTSIYSLSADIQSASESMELSGH; encoded by the exons ATGGCTCCCAAGAAGCCgctctgtcttccctccctgctgctgctgctgctgctgctgctgccgccgccgccaccgtcCCAG GCAGACGCTCGGTCATTCGTGGTGGATCGGGATAATGACAGATTCCTCTTGGACGGGACGCCATTCCGCTATGTGTCTGGCAGCATGCACTACTTTCGGGTACCTCGGGTAGTTTGGGCAGACCGGCTTTTCAAGATGCATATGAGTGGCCTCAACACCATACAGTT TTATGTGCCCTGGAACTACCATGAGCCAGAGCCTGGGGTGTATAACTTTAATGGCAGCCGGGATCTCATTGCATTTCTGAATGAGACAACTTTAGCGAACCTGTTGGTTATACTGAGACCAGGACCTTACATCTGTGCGGAGTGGGATATG GGGGGTCTCCCAGCCTGGTTGCTTCGTAAACCTAATATTCAACTGAGAACCTCAGATCCAG ACTTCCTTGCTGCAGTGGACTCCTGGTTCAAGGTCTTGCTGCCCAAGATATATCCATGGCTCTACCACAATGGGGGCAACATCATTAGCATTCAG GTGGAGAATGAATATGGTAGCTACAAGGCCTGCGACATCAAATACATGAGGCACCTGGCTGGGCTCTTCCGTGCAATCCTAGGGGAGAAGATCTTGCTCTTTACCACAGACGGGCCGGAAGGACTCCACTGTGGCTCCCTCGAGGGACTCTATACCACTGTAGATTTTGGCCCAG CTGACAACATGACCAAAATCTTTGCTCTGCAAAGGCTTTATGAACCCCACGGGCCATTG GTGAACTCTGAGTACTACACAGGCTGGCTGGATTACTGGGGCCGGAACCACTCCACACGGGCCATTACTGCTGTAACCAAAGGGCTAGAGAACATGCTGAAGTTGGGAGCCAGTGTGAACAT GTACATGTTTCACGGAGGTACCAACTTTGGATACTGGAATG GTGCTGATGAAAAGGGACGCTTCCTTCCAATTACTACCAGCTATGACTATGATGCACCAATATCTGAAGCAGGGGATGTCACACCTAAGCTTTTTGCTGTTCGAAATGTCATCAGCCAG GATGGAGATTTGCTGGATTTCCTGCACTTCCTGTGCCCCGGAGGGCCTATTCATTCAAACTTGCCCTTGACTTTTGAGGCTGTCAAGCAG GACCATGGCTTTATGTTGTACAGGACCTATCTAACCCACACTGTTTTTGAGCCAACACAATTCTGGGTGCCAAAGAACGGAGTCCATGACCGTGCCTACGTGATGGTGGACGGG GTATTTCATGGTGTTTTGGAACGAAACATGAGACACAAACTATTTTTGACGGGGGAGGTGGGGTCCAAACTGGATGTCTTGCTGGAGAACATGGGGAGGCTCAGTTTCGGGTCTAACCACAGTGACTTCAAG GGCCTATTAGAGCCACCACTTCTGGGGCAAACAGTCCTTACCCATTGGCTGATGTTCCCTCTGCAAGTTGATAAGCTTGTCAAGAGGTGGTTGCCCCACCAATTGCTGAAAAGATCACATTCTCAAACTCCCTCTGGCCCCACCTTCTACTCCACAACGTTTGCGATTTTAGACTCAGTTGGAGACACGTTTCTTTTTCTACCTGGATGGACCAAG GGCCAAGTCTGGATCAACGGGTTTAACTTGGGCCGGTACTGGACAAAGAGGGGGCCACAACAGACCCTCTACGTGCCAAGACCTCTGCTGTTTCCTAAGGGAGCTCTCAACAAAATCACATTGCTAGAGCTAGAAAATGTGCCTCCCCAACCCCAAATCCAATTTCTGGAGAGCCCTATCCTTAATAGCACCTTGCATAAGACATCCATCTATTCCCTCTCAGCTGATATACAGAGTGCCTCAGAATCAATGGAGTTAAGTGGGCACTGA
- the GLB1L gene encoding beta-galactosidase-1-like protein isoform X1, whose protein sequence is MAPKKPLCLPSLLLLLLLLLPPPPPSQADARSFVVDRDNDRFLLDGTPFRYVSGSMHYFRVPRVVWADRLFKMHMSGLNTIQFYVPWNYHEPEPGVYNFNGSRDLIAFLNETTLANLLVILRPGPYICAEWDMGGLPAWLLRKPNIQLRTSDPDFLAAVDSWFKVLLPKIYPWLYHNGGNIISIQVENEYGSYKACDIKYMRHLAGLFRAILGEKILLFTTDGPEGLHCGSLEGLYTTVDFGPADNMTKIFALQRLYEPHGPLVNSEYYTGWLDYWGRNHSTRAITAVTKGLENMLKLGASVNMYMFHGGTNFGYWNGADEKGRFLPITTSYDYDAPISEAGDVTPKLFAVRNVISQFQEIPLGPLPPPSPKMMLGPLTLHLDGDLLDFLHFLCPGGPIHSNLPLTFEAVKQDHGFMLYRTYLTHTVFEPTQFWVPKNGVHDRAYVMVDGVFHGVLERNMRHKLFLTGEVGSKLDVLLENMGRLSFGSNHSDFKGLLEPPLLGQTVLTHWLMFPLQVDKLVKRWLPHQLLKRSHSQTPSGPTFYSTTFAILDSVGDTFLFLPGWTKGQVWINGFNLGRYWTKRGPQQTLYVPRPLLFPKGALNKITLLELENVPPQPQIQFLESPILNSTLHKTSIYSLSADIQSASESMELSGH, encoded by the exons ATGGCTCCCAAGAAGCCgctctgtcttccctccctgctgctgctgctgctgctgctgctgccgccgccgccaccgtcCCAG GCAGACGCTCGGTCATTCGTGGTGGATCGGGATAATGACAGATTCCTCTTGGACGGGACGCCATTCCGCTATGTGTCTGGCAGCATGCACTACTTTCGGGTACCTCGGGTAGTTTGGGCAGACCGGCTTTTCAAGATGCATATGAGTGGCCTCAACACCATACAGTT TTATGTGCCCTGGAACTACCATGAGCCAGAGCCTGGGGTGTATAACTTTAATGGCAGCCGGGATCTCATTGCATTTCTGAATGAGACAACTTTAGCGAACCTGTTGGTTATACTGAGACCAGGACCTTACATCTGTGCGGAGTGGGATATG GGGGGTCTCCCAGCCTGGTTGCTTCGTAAACCTAATATTCAACTGAGAACCTCAGATCCAG ACTTCCTTGCTGCAGTGGACTCCTGGTTCAAGGTCTTGCTGCCCAAGATATATCCATGGCTCTACCACAATGGGGGCAACATCATTAGCATTCAG GTGGAGAATGAATATGGTAGCTACAAGGCCTGCGACATCAAATACATGAGGCACCTGGCTGGGCTCTTCCGTGCAATCCTAGGGGAGAAGATCTTGCTCTTTACCACAGACGGGCCGGAAGGACTCCACTGTGGCTCCCTCGAGGGACTCTATACCACTGTAGATTTTGGCCCAG CTGACAACATGACCAAAATCTTTGCTCTGCAAAGGCTTTATGAACCCCACGGGCCATTG GTGAACTCTGAGTACTACACAGGCTGGCTGGATTACTGGGGCCGGAACCACTCCACACGGGCCATTACTGCTGTAACCAAAGGGCTAGAGAACATGCTGAAGTTGGGAGCCAGTGTGAACAT GTACATGTTTCACGGAGGTACCAACTTTGGATACTGGAATG GTGCTGATGAAAAGGGACGCTTCCTTCCAATTACTACCAGCTATGACTATGATGCACCAATATCTGAAGCAGGGGATGTCACACCTAAGCTTTTTGCTGTTCGAAATGTCATCAGCCAG TTCCAGGAAATTCCCTTGGGACCTTTACCTCCCCCCAGCCCTAAGATGATGCTAGGACCTTTGACCCTGCACCTG GATGGAGATTTGCTGGATTTCCTGCACTTCCTGTGCCCCGGAGGGCCTATTCATTCAAACTTGCCCTTGACTTTTGAGGCTGTCAAGCAG GACCATGGCTTTATGTTGTACAGGACCTATCTAACCCACACTGTTTTTGAGCCAACACAATTCTGGGTGCCAAAGAACGGAGTCCATGACCGTGCCTACGTGATGGTGGACGGG GTATTTCATGGTGTTTTGGAACGAAACATGAGACACAAACTATTTTTGACGGGGGAGGTGGGGTCCAAACTGGATGTCTTGCTGGAGAACATGGGGAGGCTCAGTTTCGGGTCTAACCACAGTGACTTCAAG GGCCTATTAGAGCCACCACTTCTGGGGCAAACAGTCCTTACCCATTGGCTGATGTTCCCTCTGCAAGTTGATAAGCTTGTCAAGAGGTGGTTGCCCCACCAATTGCTGAAAAGATCACATTCTCAAACTCCCTCTGGCCCCACCTTCTACTCCACAACGTTTGCGATTTTAGACTCAGTTGGAGACACGTTTCTTTTTCTACCTGGATGGACCAAG GGCCAAGTCTGGATCAACGGGTTTAACTTGGGCCGGTACTGGACAAAGAGGGGGCCACAACAGACCCTCTACGTGCCAAGACCTCTGCTGTTTCCTAAGGGAGCTCTCAACAAAATCACATTGCTAGAGCTAGAAAATGTGCCTCCCCAACCCCAAATCCAATTTCTGGAGAGCCCTATCCTTAATAGCACCTTGCATAAGACATCCATCTATTCCCTCTCAGCTGATATACAGAGTGCCTCAGAATCAATGGAGTTAAGTGGGCACTGA
- the ANKZF1 gene encoding tRNA endonuclease ANKZF1 produces MSPAPAAAQAPTSVSLFDLSVDAPVLLGLSLVRHLPGETPAPALRISSPGSEKRASPERKPLHGPLDISEKLFCSTCDQTFQNHQEQREHYKLDWHRFNIKQRLKDKPLLSALDFEKQSSTGDLSSISGSEDSDSASEDDLQILDEERAEFEKSNRSRGSHSHRVLFQNAQGQFLYAYRCVLGPRQAPPEEPELLLQNLQTRGPRHCVVLMAAAGHFAGAIFQGREVVTHKTFHRYTVRAKHGTAQGLRDARGGASRSAGAHLRRYNEATLYKDVRDLLAGPGWAKALADTGTILLHAPRSGRSLFFGGQGAPLQRGDPRLWNIPLATRRPTFKELQRVLHKLTTLHVHGEDPRKTVKLDSPLTQWKTVRERKKAIEEERKVPSDENEALGQNEDSSKQGSGSEGEDDFQVELELVESTVGTLDLREFEVLPKRRRRKRNKREKKDLEAGAHMALPQQPQEDKALAQSARAQAAPLEPSLGEAKEPGQSELWDVLLAACRAGDVGMLKIKLAASPREPEALSLLSAPLGSSGFTLLHAAAAAGRGSVVRLLLEAGADPTIQDSQTRPPYMVAADRSTRNEFRRFMEKNPDAYDYSKAQVPGPLTPEMEARQALRKREQKAARRHREEQQRRQREQEKREQEEQQRFAALSDREKRALAAERRLAAQLGAPAPQIPDSVVVSAGRCWSCGTSLQGLVPFHYLDCSFCSTRCLQDHRRRAGKPSS; encoded by the exons ATGTCGCCGGCTCcagctgcagcccaggctcctaCTTCGGTCTCCCTGTTTGATCTCAGCGTGGATGCTCCGGTACTTCTGGGCCTGAGCCTAGTGAGACATCTTCCCGGGGAGACTCCGGCCCCAGCTCTGCGGATTTCCAGTCCAG GTTCAGAGAAGAGAGCAAGCCCAGAAAGAAAACCACTCCACGGTCCTCTGGATATTTCAGAGAAGTTATTTTGTTCAACTTGTGACCAAACCTTCCAGAACCACCAGGAACAG AGGGAACACTATAAGCTTGACTGGCATCGGTTTAACATAAAGCAACGTCTCAAGGACAAgcctctcctgtctgccctggacTTTGAAAAGCAGAGCTCCACAG GAGATCTTTCCAGCATCTCAGGATCAGAAGACTCAGACTCGGCCAGTGAGGACGACTTGCAGATACTGGATGAGGAGAGGGCTGAGTTTGAGAAATCTAACCGATCCCGAGGCTCCCACTCCCATCGAGTTCTTTTCCAgaatgcccagggccaatttcttTATGCGTATCGCTGTGTCCTGGGCCCTCGCCAG GCGCCCCCAGAAGAGCCAGAACTGCTGCTACAGAACCTGCAGACTAGAGGTCCTAGACACTGTGTGGTACTCATGGCTGCAGCTGGGCACTTTGCTGGTGCCATTTTCCAAGG AAGAGAAGTGGTGACACACAAAACCTTTCACCGCTACACAGTACGGGCCAAGCACGGCACAGCCCAGGGACTTCGTGATGCTCGGGGCGGAGCCTcgcgctctgctggagcccatcTGAGGCGCTACAATGAAGCCACACTATATAAG GATGTCCGCGACCTGCTGGCAGGACCAGGCTGGGCCAAGGCGCTGGCGGACACAGGGACGATACTGCTGCATGCCCCTCGCTCCGGCCGGTCCTTGTTCTTTGGAGGCCAGGGGGCACCCCTGCAACGAGGGGATCCCCGACTTTGGAATATCCCTCTTGCTACCCGCAGACCTACCTTCAAAGAGCTACAGCGTGTCCTGCATAAGCTGACCACGCTGCATGTCCATG GAGAAGACCCCCGGAAGACAGTCAAGTTGGATTCACCCCTGACACAGTggaagacagtgagagagaggaagaaggctatcgaggaagaaagaaaggtccCCAGTGATGAAAATGAGGCACTAGGGCAGAATGAGGACTCTTCCAAACAGG GTTCAGGGTCAGAGGGAGAGGATGACTTCCAGGTAGAGTTGGAGCTAGTCGAGTCGACAGTGGGAACCCTGGATCTTCGTGAGTTTGAGGTCTTGCCCAAgcggaggaggagaaaaaggaataagagggagaagaaagacctGGAGGCTGGGGCGCATATGGCTCTTCCCCAGCAACCTCAGGAAGACAAGGCCCTTGCCCAGTCAGCCAGGGCACAGGCAGCCCCTCTGGAGCCTTCCCTGGGTGAAGCGAAGGAACCTGGACAGTCGGAGCTGTGGGATGTGCTTCTTGCTGCGTGTCGAGCTGGAGATGTCGGGATGCTGAAAATCAAGCTAGCTGCCAGCCCCAGAGAACCTGAAGCTCTGTCTCTGCTCAGTGCCCCCTTGGGCTCCAGTGGCTTCACCCTCCTGCACGCAGCGGCTGCCGCTGGGAGAGGCTCGGTGGTCCGTCTGCTGCTGGAGGCGGGTGCTGACCCCAccatcca GGACTCCCAGACCCGGCCACCATATATGGTCGCAGCTGACAGATCAACACGTAATGAGTTCCGAAGGTTCATGGAGAAGAATCCCGATGCTTACGATTACAGCAAGGCTCAG GTGCCGGGGCCGCTGACACCAGAAATGGAGGCACGGCAGGCTCTGCGGAAAAGGGAGCAGAAGGCAGCCCGGCGACACCGGGAGGAGCAGCAGCGGAGGCAGCGGGAGCAGGAGAAGCGGGAGCAGGAAGAGCAGCAGCGGTTTGCTGCTCTCAGcgacagagagaag AGAGCTTTGGCTGCAGAGCGCCGCCTAGCTGCCCAGCTGGGAGCCCCTGCCCCTCAGATCCCCGACTCCGTGGTCGTCAGTGCTGG ACGCTGCTGGAGCTGTGGGACTTCCCTCCAAGGCCTCGTTCCTTTTCACTACCTTGACTGCTCTTTCTGCTCCACGCGCTGCCTCCAGGATCACCGCCGTCGGGCTGGGAAGCCCTCTTCCTGA